CGGTTCGCCGTCGAGGTTGGTGATGACATGGCCGCAGTCCGGGCAGGCTGCCACGTCGCCGTCGCCGTCGCCGTCGCGGGTGCGCCGCCGGGTGAAGACGGGCCGCCAGTGGAAGCCCATCCGCATCCGCACGCGCCCCAGAACGAAGAACTCCTGGCCCGTGGGCTGCACACCTAACTGCTCGCGCAGCTTGATGAGCTTAACTAGGGTGTCGGGGCCGTTGAGTACCCAGACCTTGGCGCCGGCCACCGTCTCCTGAATCTCGCGCCGCCACTTGTAAACGAGATGCGGCGGCGAAAGAACAAGGGTGCGGCGGTAGCCTTCGGCGTTGAGCACGGCGGCCGTGGCGATGCCGACGGTCGTTTTGCCGCAGCCCATTTCGCCGTTGATGATCGCGGCGCGCTCGCCACGATCGATCAGCAACTCGGCGGCGGCCTGGACGACTTCGGCCTGGGCCTCAAACAGTTTGCGCTTGAGGCTGGCGACGATGAGCTGACGGTGCGCTTGCGGCTGGCCCGTATAGACCGGCGGGTTGGCACGATTGAGGGATTCGAGCAGTTCGTCGCCGAAGTCGGTGACGAAATCCTGAAGGCTCAGGGTCAGAGGGGAAGATTCCGCGTCGAGCAATTCGCCCTGCACGGGCGTCGCGTCAGCGGCTGTGGTGTCGAGATCGAGGGACATGGTGATGCTCCAAAGAAAAATGGGGCATGCACCACCCCCCATCGGGGCAGTGGCATGCCCCAGGGTGGGAAGATCGATTTCAATCGGCACGCGGCCGACGGTGATGAAAAACGCAGGCGCTTGCGGCCTGCTGGTGAAACGTGCTCAGACTTCGGACGGCAGCACGATGAGAGTGAAACGGCGCTCCGCATCGGTGACGATGCGAATGCTCAGCTCAGGGCGGACCACGTAGTGCGATTCCAGCGGTGCACCCGATTGCAGTGCGATGCCGTTGGCATGCCATTGCTCCTCGGTGACTTCACCCCAATCGCCACGGGCGTGGCGACGGAAGTACGGAAGCGGGTCGAGACGGCCAGAGCGGACCATGCGGTCGATGCCTTTGCTGAGGATGAGTGCGCCGATGGGAAACTGCAGCTCCCGGCAGTAGGTTTCGATGCGATGCGATGCCATGGGACTCCTCCTTGATGTGGCATTTAGCCATGACACCCCTGGCGGCGTGAAGTGGCTCCGACAGGTGGATGGGATGACGATGTGCTGCCTTCAGATCATGTCGCGCTCTTCAGGAAGCTGGATCTCGCTCAACTGCAACGAGGCCGGTGCGAACAATGGTTGCTTTTGCGGCGCAGGCCGCTGGAACAGACGTGAGAGCATGGTGTTTCTCCTTTGATGAAATGCATCGGGACGTCAGGCGTCCGGGGATTAGCGGATGGTCAACACCTCGCCCCGTGTCGGGGAGCCAGGCGTCATGTCCCATGCGCGGATGACGGGGACGAACTTGTCGGTGAGGATGCGTGTCTCCGCAATGGAGCCATCGTCGCGTTCGGTGAATTCCCGCTGGAGCGTCTTGTCCTTATGGGTGTCACCTTTGACGACGAGCAATCGCCCCGTCTTGGAGCGCACCACGCCGGAGATCGCGCCTGCGGCCAGAGCAAGAGCGAGATGCCAGTGGGACAAGGCACGCGCCGGTGGACGCAGCGACTGCTGCGCGGCCCCCAGGTGTGTGTCCAGCAACGGCCAGAGGCCTTGGAGCCGACCAACCTCATCGGCAAACTGCTCCGGCTCCATCGTCACGCGGAAAAAATGCTCCGGCTCGGCCGGACTGGCGGGGACAATGTAAGACAGGAACGGCCATTCGCTCGGCAGCTCCTCGGCTTCGACTTCGCCAAGCCCAACCTGCAGCAGCAGATTGCGCATGGCCTTGACGCCATCCGACGCCTGCTCGCGCTGGCGCATCCGGCGCCCGAAGATCACCACCTGCTTGAACTGCGTCTCCACCGCTCGGTAGATCCGCAGGTCCGTGTAGTGGCGCGTCAGCCAGCCGACCAGCTCCGCGTCGAGCACGTAGCCGGGAACGATGAAGACCAGCACGCCGCCGTACTGCAGCAGCGACAAGGTTCGCTGATAAAACAGCTTTTCGAGACGGGCGCGGCCCTGGCCTTGATAGCCGATGTTGCCGTTGACGTCCTTGGACAGGTCGCCATACGGAGGGTTGAGCCAGAGCAGCCCGAAGGACTGCTTGGAGATCATCGTGTCCATCAGGTCCGCGTGCAGGCAGTGATCGACCAGGCCGCGGGCATGGCGCGCGCGCTCCGCATCGAACTCGACAGCGAACGCCTTGGTGTGTTCGCGCCCAAGGACATGGGCGGCTTCAGCGATCGCCACGCCTTCGCCGGCGCAGGGATCGAGGATGCACATCGGCCCGTCGCTGGGCATCAGTGCGTTGAGGACTCTTTCGAGCGTGGGTTCATCCGTGGGGAAGTACCCATTGCGAATGAAATTACGGGCGAGCCGCGGGAACATGAGGGCCATGAAAATCTCCTGGTTGGCGGGATAAATGGTGGAAGCACGCCAAGGCGTGCCTCCACGGATGAGTTAACTCGCTACCGCTTCCGGCGTAGAAATCTTGGTCGGATAGGCATAGGCGGTGAGCACGTCACTGCGGATCAGGGAGCCCAGCGCTAGAGTCAGCGCCGGCACGTCGATGGCGAGCCGATGGCCTTCCAACGGCCCGAGGGCGAACGGAAGGCGTGCCAACATCTCGTGGGTTTGCAGCAGGTCCAGCACGGTCTCGCGCCAGTGATCGAGCAAGGGCAACGGGCAGGTGTCTCGCACCAGCATCCACAGGCGGTCGCGCCGGTGGGCGCTGTCGCGTGGCAGCAATGCCAGCGCGCTGGCGTTGGCTTTGTCAGGCTTGACGCAGCGCCGGTCGAACAGCCACACGTTGGAGAGAGAGCCGAACAGCGTGCGCCGGTAGGCGCGTGTGACGCGCTTTTCCAGTCGATCGACGTTGCCGATGAACACCGGGACGCTGCCACCTTGGTCGGTGATGACGTGGAACTGGTCCAGTCCCTGCTCGTCGCGCCCGAGGGTCAAGCGAGCGAGGAACTGCTGGACGGCGGTGTCGCGCGCCCAGATCGAGAGGAAGATCAGATTGCCTTGAGCGTCGCCGACGCAGGCGTCGGCCATCACGTCCGGGCATTCGTCGATGCGATACAGCGTGGTGGAAGAAGTGTTTGCGGGCATGGTGTTGTCCTCGAATGAGTGGGGACAGCACCGCCTTGGGGGCTGGTGCTGCCCCTGGGGGTGGAAGGAAAACGCTCAGTCCGGCTCGAACTGCCGGGTGTGCGGATTGAAATGAAGCGCCTCGTCGGATGCTGTGATCGGCGTGAAGCCGTCCAGGTAGATGTTGTTGAGGTACTGGTCGCGGTAGGTCAGTGCCTGTCGCGCCTGTTCCTCGGTGAGACCGTTGTTGATGAAGTACTCCAGCATTTCCTCGTCCGAGGAAACTTCGTCGTTGGACAACTGCTCTTCAACGAATGCCAACAGCGACCGCGGGAGCATTGCCAGGATCAGGCCCATGTCGGTTTCTCCTGGCTCAGGCCATCAGCGCCGCGGCGGGTGCCGTGGATGCCGTGGGCGTGCGCCGCCGTGCGTGGTAGGCGCGAACGCCTGCACGCCAGTCGGCCGACTGCTCCGGTGCGAGGTCCAGATAAGACAGCGGGCACGAGTAGTAGTACGGGTGCATGGATTCTTCCAGCGGCTTGTAGCCCCACTCGTTGCCGCTGCGTTCAAGCAGATCGCAGCGGATGTAGCGCAGGGACTGGCCCGGCGCGAGATCACGATGCACGCCTTCGACCTCGGCAGTCATTTCGACCACGGACCACAGCACGTTGCCGCGCAGGGCGTGAGCGATGACCTTCGCGCTTGCACGCTCGGTCTCTTGCGGTGCGATCAATTCCGCGATCAGTTCAGATCGCGATTGGGGCGAGAAATACCAGCCCATGAGAGGCCTCCTAGAAAAGTGAAGCCGGAGGCCTCCCCGCATGGGAAAGGAACCCCGGCGGATGAATGAAGAACACCGGGGATGCGGTGTCTTTGATCACACAGGTTGCAGTTCGGCCTGACGGCTCCACTCTTGCGTCTTGAAGTTCAGCGCGAAGCCCAACTCGCCCAGACGGGCGATCTGCGCGCGCAGGGCGCGGCGGTCGATGGTCGAATCCAGCTTCACGGACTCGCCCAGTGGCCACAGCCGGCCGAACAGCGCGGCGTCCGGATCTTCGGCGCTGCCGGGGGCAGCAGACGAAGACGAAGCGGGCGGCGGCGCATCCACACCGAACGGCGTGGTATCGACCAGCGGGTCCGCCGATGCCTGCACGGGGGCAGGTTTGGCGGGGCGGGATGCTCTGGCCGGCTTTGCCGCCGGCTGCGTGCCCAGCTCTTCCTCGAGTGGATCGACGTCCTGGGAGGCGAAGCTGCGGGCTTCGTCACGGCTCAGTTTGTCGATGCCGTTGAGCGTCATTCCGTCGAGGCTGGCGCGGATCTCGAATCGCATGCCACCGCCAACTGGGTAGGACTTCGGGAAGATGTATCGGATGACGAATTCCCCGTCGTACTTACCCTCCGCGTATTGCTCCAGCTCGGGGTCTTTGACCTCAAACACACCGAGGTGCGTGGCGAGGCGTCCGACGGTAAACGGGCCGTTCTTTCCGCGGATGGTGCGCAGCGTGAGCTGGCCGGGAACAATGATGGGCGATACCGATTGCTCGGGCGCCGATGGGACTGCCATGATGGTTCTCCTTGACGAATAGAAAAGGCAAGGCCCCGTGGGGGCCATGCCGGATCAGAACGAAGCAGCCAATGCCGGCTCCTGCTCCTCGACTTCACCTTCGGGCTCGCGCTCGGCGGGCTCGGCAGATTGGTCGGAAACGGCGTCGGCGGCAGTGTCGATGGCGGCTTCGGTCGCGGGTGCGTCCTTCACCGGTGCTGCCTCGGCTTGTGCCTGGCTCGTCGGATAGACCTGGGTGCCGTCGATCTTGATCAGCCCGATGTGGACCAGCGTCGATTCCAGGCTCGCGGCCGGCTCCCCAGCGTGCTCGCCCTTGGTGCGGATATACGGATCGATCTTCATGTCGTTGAGACGGAAGGCGATCAGCACCTTGCGATCCCCTTCGATGGCCTGCACGCATCGGCGAACCAGATGCTCGGCTTCAGGGGTGGCGACGATCGTGTCGAAGTACCGATATTCCGGTTCGTCGACAGGTCCGGCCAGTGCGGCGATGGAGCAGGACAGGAACGGATCGCCCGCCTTGGGGGTGACGTCCTTCGGACGGTTGAGGTAGCCGATGCCACGGGTGATCAGCTCGTGCTGCTCGATCGAAGCCAATTCGGCCCGCTCGATCAGCTCGGCCTTGAGCAGTCGCGCCTTGAGGGACGCGGCGGCCTTGCCCTGGTTCTCGCCCTTGTCGCGGATGTACGCATCGCCCCAGAGATCGCCGAGGCGGAAGCGCACCAGTGGGCGCTGCTTGGGATCGTCAACGCCGATGTAGCGCTGAACGAGCTTCTTGGCCTCGGCACCCGAGACCTTGACGTCGAAGTAGCGGTAGCTGGGGTCCCTGGCGGGGCCGACCAGCGCGGCGATGGTGCATGCCAGGAAAGGCTGCGCACGGCGGCCGCCCCTGACGGGCACTTCACGGGCACGTTGCAGATAGCCGATGCCCGAGGTGTGCAGATCGAAGTACGATTTCTCGTTAGACGTGGTGTTCATGGTGAATCTCCATAGGGAAGAAGCGGAGACACACCAAGCCCGCGCAAGCGGGGAAGGGTGCGTAACCCCGCGATGGGTTGATAAGGCGAAAGCATCCGCCACCGGACAGGCCGGCGGTCGCTCGCAGATGGATGCTGTGCGAGCTGGCTCGGTCACGCAGCGGGAGCTGCGCCGCAACCTCGAAGACCGATGGTTGCCTGGCATGTCGCTGACAACGTCAGCAGGCATGGAGGCAGCATGTCCGGGCCTCACTCTCGGGGCAGCAATGAATCGGCAATCGAGCGCCTCCCTTTGTCCACGGCGACCAGCGTCTGCCACAGCAGCAGCTGCGGTGGCGATGGCTTCATCAGAAAATATTCTGAGAATTCAGCTAGTTGGCGCGTGGCGTAGTCCAACCCCCGCACCGGGGGATTTCCTAAAGTTGTGGTCAGGCATAGTTTCGGTAAAGTGATGCGGCGCGGGCCTCACTCTGGAGCAGTCATGGCTAACTATGCAAATGCTCAAGCGCTACCCCTACCTTCGCGCACTTGTCTTAACCTACAGAGGAAGTTCGTTTTGCATACCGCCATCAAGATCGTCGCCATCAGCAGCCTTGCCTTTACGCTTGCCGCATGCGGCGGCGCCAAAGACGCCAACAAGAGCAACTTCAGCAAGGCTATCCAGGCGTACCTGGACACTCGGAAGGGCCTATGCGCTGCGATTCCTGCAAAGGGCTTGCCGTTCACCCTGGCGAATCAAGATATGTTGAGCGCCCAGAACAAGAAGCGCGCCGATGCGCTGGTCGATGCCGGGCTGCTGACGAAGCGAGACACCGAAGTCAAAGCCATGTTCGGCAACAAGATGGATCCGGCCACCGAGTACCAAATCACTGATATCGGCAAGAAATTCCTCGTCGCCAATGGTGCGAACACGCTGGCTGGACAAGATGCCTTCTGCACCGGCAAGTACACCGTCGTGGAAGTGGACAACTTCACTGAACCCAGCGACATGATGGGCGTAAGGCTGTCGCAGGTGAACTATCGCTACAAGGTGGATGGTGCAGATGACTGGGCCAAATCGGAAGTCATGCGTGCCAATTACAAGAATTTTGCGGAACAGACTCAGGGAGATGTACAGGCCAAGGCGGCAGTCATCCTGACCAACGATGGGTGGATGCACGAGCGCCTATTCAAGCGTGGATAAATAGCTCTGAACCAGTTCTACGAAAAGCCCTTCATCAATGATTGAAGGGCTTTTTTCTTTTGGACTACTGCATCAATGCTCGGACCGGTCCGGATGCTGGCCCACTCCCTGGTCCTTAACCAGCATGACGCGACATTGACTGTCGATCGCCTCGGTCAACACGGGGCGCAGGTCGGAGCTTTTAAATCGCAGTGACATGGTTGAAATCTCCTATGTGGAATAGAGAAAAGGCCCTCCACCCGGAGTGGATGGAGAGCCTGTGGGGCACAAGGCAGAGGGACTGAAACGCCGTGACGGGGGATCGGTCAGCCGAAGAACCGTCTGGCTTCGGTGCCGTGCGTCATGCCGGCAGTGCCTGGCGTGGTCGAGCCGCCTTCGCGTCGATGACACTCACGTCGATCAGGCGCCAACGCCCGTCATCGATGAGTCGCTCCAGCACTTCGCCGAGCATGTCGAAATACACCTCGTCATGCCGATCGACCAATTCGCCGTCTCGGTGCAGCTCCACCACGTAGGTATCCCCCGCGCGGTCGTACAGCACCGTCACCCGGCCCTCGAACTTCGCGGTTGAGACCGCGAAGCTGATCGCGGGGGGCGTCTCGATGATCTTGGACGGCTTCGGATCGACCCAGGAGAAATCCCGAGCGCCCGCATCGACCAGCATGTGGGTAATGCGTCGGAAACCATCGGGCGCCGGCATTTCCTCCAGTTGCTCGATGAGCTGGCCCAGTTCCATGCACTGCGGCGTGGGGATGGGCAGCTTGGCGGGCGCGGAGCCAAGGATGTGCGTCTTGACGGTGTAGGGAATGCCGGCGGACGTCATCTCGGTGCGTATTTCCGGAGTGTCCGCGCGCAGTCCGTCGAAACGGCGCCGCGCGTAGGGTTGGACATGCACCTTGGCGCCTTCGGCGGGAACGACGGTCACCAGTTTGGGATCGAGCACAGCGAACTCGCTGGGCTTGAGCTTGACGACGATGGCGTCATCTGTCGCCATTACGACGCGCCCATCGAAGGGCATGGGATCGATGGCGAAGCCCAATGTCGAAGACTGCGGCTGATCATCGAACACGCGGTACTTGAACGACCGCACGTTGCGGGGAACATGGCCTGCGACAAGCGAAGGCATCATGGATTTGATGAGGGAACGGTCCATGGGAATCTCCTTGAGGAAGAAACAAGGGATTCCCCGCCCGCAAGGGAGAGGTACCTTGTGGATGGCGTGGATGGACGCGGATGCGTCCGTGGAAAGAAACGACCAGTGCGGTTTCCCGCACCTGCAGCCTTGAAGGTCTTGGCGGCCTGGGCATGTGTCGGCAACGCCGACGAACATGGGAAAAGAATGGCCTCGGAGTGAGCGTCCCGCCCGTAGGAAACGGCACCGTCTCGCGCCCGCTTTCCAGCGCTGCGGGCAAGAAAAAGCCCCTCGGTTGAGGGGCTGGTGTGGGGTCAGGCGTCGTACACGAAACAGTGCATGCGCTGCCGTGGAAAGAAAACGTGCTTCCAACAATCACCGCTGGTGTTGCCGCCGTCGAACACCACCATCTCGTAGCGGTCGATGCCGGTGTTCACAAGGTCCAGCGTATTGATGTGGCGCATGTGCAGCTTGCCCTTGTCGCGCTCGAACACCAGGGTCTGGCCGATGGCATCACCCATGGCACATGGCATTGACGCAGGCCTTGAAGTGCTGTTCGAAATCCTGGGCGAAGGGAGTCATGAGGTCGGGGAACATGGGGTTGCTCCTGTGAAAATGAAACAGCCCGACTCCCTTTTGGGGAGACGGGCTGGCATGGATGATGAAAAGGAAGGTTGACGCAGTGCGCAGCCGCTAGGACTCGCTCAGCGGAAGCCCCTGCAACACTGGCGCGTCGGCGTCCAGGATGAGAATGCGCACGTCGGCCTGGCCTGCGAGTTCAAGGATATGTGCCAAGTCTTCCGGCATGCCCTTGCTCCGATGCTCCTGCCAAAGTTGCGCGGCAGTAATACCCTCGGCGTCGTCCAGGTGCTCCTCCGTCCAGGGCGTGGAGATCAGCTTGACGCCGATCGCTGGGCTGTACGGAACGCGGAAGGCGATGAACAGCAACGCCTCTGGCGTGGCAAGATCCGCGAGATTCGCCAGATAGTGCCAGGCTTCCTCGGTGATATGGTCAGTGCTGATTTCCCAGCACCGGCTGTAGAAGCCGGTCTCGAAACTCAGACGCTGTACCACTTCCCGCGCGGCCTCAGCCGAGTAGGTATCACCGATGTGAACCGGGCGCCCGTCGAAGCCGTCGCCATGGATGCCATACACCACGGCACCAACCACACCGTCGCCGCAGAGGTCTTCAACAGCATCGCATTCGGCCATCAGTTCGTCGCTGATGGCGTTAGAGCCATTTTTGATCAACGCCAACTCGCTGGTGACGATGCAAGGCGATGAAATCAGGTCGTTGTCGGAAAGGTGTGCTTGGCTCGCGTGGATGGATCGCCAGACATGCGGGCTTCCGTCCCCGTAGCTGATGCACAGCGTTCGGACGATTTTCAGATTCCAGTAGCCGCGTACAAAGGGGTTGGGATTCTGGGTCATGGGATTTCTCCAGATCGGATAATGGAGCCAATTCCCGTCACCGGGAATTGGCCCCGGTGGATTGAAGTGGAAAAGTCGTCAGGCGGCACTGATCGATGGCTTTGGGCCAATCGGCGCTGGCTGACAGAGGGGAAATTGAGGGGCATGGCTTGGTGGCGCATGTCCCTCATGGGGTAGCGAACGAAAAGGCGGTGATATGCCGGAGACCGTCTCACCAACCGCTGTAGTTCACCAGCAGGTCGGCGATGACCTTGCGGCGTTGCAGATCGAGACCGTCGAAGTCCGACAGTCCGTGGAAGTGGCAGCGCTTGAGCATGGCTCCACCCTCGTGCGCGTTGTAGAAGCTGAACATGGCGGACAGGAACATTCGTTCTCCGCTGCTCAGGACGTCGAGAGCGTCGCTGGCACGCAGCATGTCGGGACGCAGATCCCACTTGCTCTTGGCCTGGTTCAGGCCTTCGCGCATGCCGTCGCCAAACCATTGCGGGCCGGCGATCTCGACACCGCGCTTCCAGGCCTCGAAGAAGGCTTGGGGCGCGGCGGCGAAATGCTGTTGTTCTCGCGTGATCTGATCGACGATCTCCGGTGGCAAAAGCTGGTTCATCACATGGTTCCTCCTGTTGGATTAGGGAATGGCGTACTGAGACCAGCCGCCTCTTTCGAGGGCACGTTGGGCCGCGGCGTAACTGCGGAAGTACTCGCGGGATTCCCGAGAAACGGGACCCTCGATATCGCGTGTGCCGATGTAGTGGCCTGCGCCGCTCTGCAGGACTTCGAGCGGCAGTAACTTGCCGCCATAGATCAAGGCTAATTGGCCGAAAGAGGGTTGTTGGGACATGAGTGGGCTCCTAGGAAAAGCGGGGCCTTGTCCCTCACGGGGATGGCAGCTCCCGCTCGCGGTTGAAAAGAACGCATCAGCGTCACAAGACGCGCGTCCGCAGACTCGATGCGACGGCGGACTGGTGGCTAGCGCGGGGAAACCCCGCGGCGGCCTCGAAACCCAGGCTGCTGGCATGGTGCTGACGGATCAGCGACACATGCGGGCAGCGTCGCGCGTGGGCCGAGCCACGTCAGCGGAAAATCGGAACCCGTTCCGGTCCCGATTGATGGCCGCGAAAAAGAAAGCCCGGCTCGAAATGGCGGGTGGCGCGGGTGGAACGGGAACGGTTCGATTTCGGCAAACCAGGCGGCATCAAGGCCGAGAGGTTGCCAGGCGAGGCTGACGGCCTCGATGCCGCTGCACACGCTGCCGTAGAGCAGTGGCGTGTTACGCGGCGTATCGCAGCGTTGGGGGTTCATGTCGGATCTCCTGTTCGTATGGCCCAGTGCGCTTGAGTGGGCCGGGAAGTTGATGGGCAGGAGAAAGGCGCCGAAGGCCACAGGGCCTTCGGCTCGGGAGGAAAGAAGAAGCCACCCGTGGGCTGATTGGCAGGCCCGGTCGTCGCAAGAACCGTCTGCTGTCAGCAATCACACCCGGCCCATGTCGTGGCTGGGGCCGGCATCGTCTGGCGCACATCCGCGCACAAAGGGAGCCCGTTTTTGCGCCGGCGGGCACCGGCACCGAATACCGCTGACCGCAAGGGGTCTCCCGATGGCTTGCGTGAGCGGGCAAGCCATCGGGAGACCCTTCGCGGTGGGCGGAAGAAACGCAGATCAGCGGAACGCGCGTGGCGCGATTCGTGGAGAAGTCACCTTCAGGTCCCGCGGCCGGGGACGGCTGGGCGGGGCGCGCACACGGATCAAGAAGGCGTTGCGCGCTGGGCTTCCCGCAGGGCATGCGGGACACGAGCCATGTCGCCGAAAGCGAGCACGGCTCACGGGGGAGCAGGGTCGGTCAGAAGCCTTTGCGGCTGCCACGGCGCGAGCGTGAGGCTACGCGCTTGGACGTGCCGGACTCGACCGGTAGCGTGCCTCTGCAGTCTGGATAGCGACTGCACGACCAGAACGGGCCGCTCTTGCCACTGCGCTGGCGCGTGGGGGCGCCGCACTGCGGGCAAGCCGGCCCTTGGGGAACTTTGATGGACAGGGACGCGCTGCCGTACTGCGCGATCAACTGCGAAATCCAAGCGGCCTGCTTGTTGACGAATACGTCCAGCGTGAGCTGGCCAGCTTCGATCATATCGAGCGCTTGTTCCCAGACCGCCGTCGTTCCAGGGTCGGCAATCGCCGCAGGCACCGCGCCGATCAGGGTGAAGGCTGCGTCCGAAGCGCGGATGGCGCGCCCCTTTTTCACGAGGTAGCCACGTGCGATCAGGCCGCCGATGATGTTGGCCCGTGTCGCTTCGGTACCGATGCCGACCGTATCCTTGAGCTTCTGTTTCAAGCGCGGATCCGAGACCAGCTTGGCAACGCCTTTCATGGACTTGACCAACTCGCCCTGCGTGTAGGGACGAGGTGGCAACGTCTTGAGCGCCTTCAGATCGACACCGGCCACTTGGCACGCCAGGCCCTCGCGCAGCGCGGGCAGCACTTGGCTGCGCGCAGCGGCATCGCCTTCCTCATCTGGCTGAGGCTCAGCCAGAACCAGGCGCCAGCCCTTGACCATGACCTGCTTGCCGGTCGCTGCCAGTTTCTGCTGGCCGCAGGATAAGTTCGCTACGGTGCGGTCGAACTCGTGATGCGGAAGGAACTGTGCCAGGTAATGCGCCCGGATGAGCCTGTACACCGCCAGCTCCTTCTCACTCATAGCCGAAAGGTTTGCCGGTTCGAGCGTCGGGATGATGCCGTGGTGCGCTGACACCTTCGCGTCGTTCCAGGCACGCGAGCGCACGGAGCGGTCGAGCTGGTCCATGATCGGTCGCAACGACGAATCGGTCTTGAGCAGGCTGTCGAGTACCGTTGGCACCTCGGCGAACATGCTTTCGGGTAGGTAGCCGGAATCCGAACGGGGGTAGGTGGTGGCTTTGTGCGTCTCGTACAGGGCCTGGGCGATGTCCAAGGTTTCCTGCACGTCCAGCCCAAGCTGCTTGGAGCACACCTCCTGCAAAGTGCCCAGGTCGAACGGCAGCGGCGGGCCTTCCCGCATGCGCTCGGTTTCGACCGAGACGACCTGGGCGCTGCCGGCCACATGTATCTGCTGCGCGGCCTGCTGTGCCTTCGGCTGTTGCAAGCAGCGACCGGCGTCGTCGGTGCAGGCGTCGGGCGGGATCCACTGCGCGCTGAAAGCTTGGCCGCCTGCAGACAGGGACACGTCGATGGCCCAGAAGGGTATGGAAACGAAGGCAGCGATCTCCCGGTCGCGGTCCACCACGAGCTTAAGGGTCGGAGTCTGGACGCGGCCGACCGAC
The genomic region above belongs to Pseudomonas sp. S35 and contains:
- a CDS encoding ABC transporter substrate-binding protein, producing the protein MTQNPNPFVRGYWNLKIVRTLCISYGDGSPHVWRSIHASQAHLSDNDLISSPCIVTSELALIKNGSNAISDELMAECDAVEDLCGDGVVGAVVYGIHGDGFDGRPVHIGDTYSAEAAREVVQRLSFETGFYSRCWEISTDHITEEAWHYLANLADLATPEALLFIAFRVPYSPAIGVKLISTPWTEEHLDDAEGITAAQLWQEHRSKGMPEDLAHILELAGQADVRILILDADAPVLQGLPLSES
- a CDS encoding DUF3577 domain-containing protein, with the protein product MNTTSNEKSYFDLHTSGIGYLQRAREVPVRGGRRAQPFLACTIAALVGPARDPSYRYFDVKVSGAEAKKLVQRYIGVDDPKQRPLVRFRLGDLWGDAYIRDKGENQGKAAASLKARLLKAELIERAELASIEQHELITRGIGYLNRPKDVTPKAGDPFLSCSIAALAGPVDEPEYRYFDTIVATPEAEHLVRRCVQAIEGDRKVLIAFRLNDMKIDPYIRTKGEHAGEPAASLESTLVHIGLIKIDGTQVYPTSQAQAEAAPVKDAPATEAAIDTAADAVSDQSAEPAEREPEGEVEEQEPALAASF
- a CDS encoding DUF6094 domain-containing protein, producing the protein MALMFPRLARNFIRNGYFPTDEPTLERVLNALMPSDGPMCILDPCAGEGVAIAEAAHVLGREHTKAFAVEFDAERARHARGLVDHCLHADLMDTMISKQSFGLLWLNPPYGDLSKDVNGNIGYQGQGRARLEKLFYQRTLSLLQYGGVLVFIVPGYVLDAELVGWLTRHYTDLRIYRAVETQFKQVVIFGRRMRQREQASDGVKAMRNLLLQVGLGEVEAEELPSEWPFLSYIVPASPAEPEHFFRVTMEPEQFADEVGRLQGLWPLLDTHLGAAQQSLRPPARALSHWHLALALAAGAISGVVRSKTGRLLVVKGDTHKDKTLQREFTERDDGSIAETRILTDKFVPVIRAWDMTPGSPTRGEVLTIR
- a CDS encoding DUF3275 family protein codes for the protein MAVPSAPEQSVSPIIVPGQLTLRTIRGKNGPFTVGRLATHLGVFEVKDPELEQYAEGKYDGEFVIRYIFPKSYPVGGGMRFEIRASLDGMTLNGIDKLSRDEARSFASQDVDPLEEELGTQPAAKPARASRPAKPAPVQASADPLVDTTPFGVDAPPPASSSSAAPGSAEDPDAALFGRLWPLGESVKLDSTIDRRALRAQIARLGELGFALNFKTQEWSRQAELQPV
- a CDS encoding GTPase, encoding MDRSLIKSMMPSLVAGHVPRNVRSFKYRVFDDQPQSSTLGFAIDPMPFDGRVVMATDDAIVVKLKPSEFAVLDPKLVTVVPAEGAKVHVQPYARRRFDGLRADTPEIRTEMTSAGIPYTVKTHILGSAPAKLPIPTPQCMELGQLIEQLEEMPAPDGFRRITHMLVDAGARDFSWVDPKPSKIIETPPAISFAVSTAKFEGRVTVLYDRAGDTYVVELHRDGELVDRHDEVYFDMLGEVLERLIDDGRWRLIDVSVIDAKAARPRQALPA
- a CDS encoding DNA topoisomerase III yields the protein MRLFLCEKPSQGKDIGRILGATQRGEGCLYGADVTVTWCIGHLVEAAPPEAYDEQLKRWSIEQLPIIPEQWRVEVKPKTATQFKVVKALLAKTTHLVIATDADREGELIAREIIDLCGYRGPLERLWLSALNDTSIRTALGKLRPSAETLPMYYSALARSRADWLVGMNLSRLFTVLGRQAGYDGVLSVGRVQTPTLKLVVDRDREIAAFVSIPFWAIDVSLSAGGQAFSAQWIPPDACTDDAGRCLQQPKAQQAAQQIHVAGSAQVVSVETERMREGPPLPFDLGTLQEVCSKQLGLDVQETLDIAQALYETHKATTYPRSDSGYLPESMFAEVPTVLDSLLKTDSSLRPIMDQLDRSVRSRAWNDAKVSAHHGIIPTLEPANLSAMSEKELAVYRLIRAHYLAQFLPHHEFDRTVANLSCGQQKLAATGKQVMVKGWRLVLAEPQPDEEGDAAARSQVLPALREGLACQVAGVDLKALKTLPPRPYTQGELVKSMKGVAKLVSDPRLKQKLKDTVGIGTEATRANIIGGLIARGYLVKKGRAIRASDAAFTLIGAVPAAIADPGTTAVWEQALDMIEAGQLTLDVFVNKQAAWISQLIAQYGSASLSIKVPQGPACPQCGAPTRQRSGKSGPFWSCSRYPDCRGTLPVESGTSKRVASRSRRGSRKGF